GGGTGGCGCGCCTGCGACCGGTTCCGATTGTCCGTGCGCGTGGACCCGGTCCTTGTACGGTTCGAGCACGACCGAGCGCTGGACTTCGTGGGTGACGAACGAATCGTCGATGGCGACCGCACCGGCAATCGGATCGTGCATGCAGGCCGACCACCGCCCGATCCAGGGTTCGTAGAAGTTGCAATAGAACGGCAGAATGCTCCAGGCGAATTGGGCTTGCGGGGTATCGGCGCGCTCGATCGCATTTAGCTGCTCATCTGAAAGGATGGCGCGGTAGGAGAGATCGATGGGGATGACGGTGATGGGGCTGTCGGACGCAAAGACCGCGCGCGCCGCCTCCGGGTTGGAGAGCGTGTTGGCATCGTAGTAGTCATTGACCAGCTCTTTCGCCGGCGCAATCGACACGCCTCCCAACCAGGCAACCGAGCGGTACCGTTTCAACGATGCGGGATCGAGTTCCAGCGCGGCGGCGAGATTGGTGAGCGGGCCGACCGCGATCAGGTCGAGCTCTCCCGGACGCTCTCTTCCAAGCCGGACGAGCTGATCGGGCGCGGATTCTCCCGTAATGGCTCCCGACGGCAACGGCAAGCCCAGATCGGCCAGTCCGTCGAACCCATGCACATGGCTTGCCTGATGCGGCGGGTCGAGCGGGCTTTCCGGTCCGAGCGCCACCGGAACGTCATGCACGCCGCATGCCTCCAGCACCCGCAACGCATTCAGTGCGGCATCGGCGGCGGTGCAGTTTCCATGCGTGGAACCGACCGCAACGATCTCTACGGACGGTTCTCCCAGGAACATCAACATCATGAGCGCGTCATCGATGCCCACATCGACATCGAGCACCAGGTGTCGTCGTTCGCTCATGTCTTCGTCCCCTGTGATCTGTCAGTCAGAAAAGAACCGGTTGTACTCGGCGCCGGTTTCGAAACGGATGCCCTGCGCTATTCCGTCGATGATCGGCGTGAAGGCGAGCCAGTCGAAACTCGGCGGCTCTGCTCCAACCCGAAATCCGTCATCCTCCGGACGTAGCTCGTTCCCGTGGCCGTAGCTATCGAACAAGTAGAGCCTTCCGTCGCGGAGCACGACGCGCAGCGCCGGATACCACGGATTGTAGGATCGATAGAACCCGGTGAACCCCTCCCATTCGGGTGGATAAGAAGGCGATTCGGGAAGCTGCGCGCCCAACCGCGCAAAGGTCTCGCC
The sequence above is drawn from the Thermomicrobiales bacterium genome and encodes:
- a CDS encoding nucleoside hydrolase, whose protein sequence is MSERRHLVLDVDVGIDDALMMLMFLGEPSVEIVAVGSTHGNCTAADAALNALRVLEACGVHDVPVALGPESPLDPPHQASHVHGFDGLADLGLPLPSGAITGESAPDQLVRLGRERPGELDLIAVGPLTNLAAALELDPASLKRYRSVAWLGGVSIAPAKELVNDYYDANTLSNPEAARAVFASDSPITVIPIDLSYRAILSDEQLNAIERADTPQAQFAWSILPFYCNFYEPWIGRWSACMHDPIAGAVAIDDSFVTHEVQRSVVLEPYKDRVHAHGQSEPVAGAPPKRIVDDADVPRFMDYFVERLLGPVNPAYVTE